Proteins encoded in a region of the Larimichthys crocea isolate SSNF chromosome XVI, L_crocea_2.0, whole genome shotgun sequence genome:
- the LOC104922259 gene encoding carcinoembryonic antigen-related cell adhesion molecule 6-like, protein MDNKMLRTAACLLLFLSGMCVGERILPLGPFNGAVAGTVKFTTTLTPAEKPFLTVSWSFKEVNIITSTSTNNTGPGYANRISLDRATGSLELRNLVMEDSGEYTLTITPDGQLQKQGMVTLNVYVPVTGATIISPAAILIEDKSSTNLSCEASGSISTRVWTKDGRPLHASDRVSFSINNRTVFIQPVHSSNHGTYYCRASNPVSTMTVAHNLTVNFGPHNISITGPSAAAPGSRVTLQCIADSVPPANFSWMFNGNETQVNNSMYVIERLEAESIGNYTCTAKNMVTMRENSTVLNLRASCTTPCWSFSVLLISALSLRGFM, encoded by the exons ATGGACAACAAGATGCTCAGGACcgctgcatgtttgctgctttttttatcAG GTATGTGTGTAGGTGAGCGTATCTTGCCCCTGGGACCCTTTAATGGAGCTGTGGCAGGCACGGTGAAGTTCACCACCACCCTCACACCTGCAGAGAAACCGTTCCTCACGGTCAGCTGGAGCTTCAAAGAGGTAAATATCATCACCTCCACCAGCACGAACAACACTGGGCCCGGATATGCCAACAGGATCTCGTTAGACCGAGCCACAGGGTCCCTGGAGCTCAGGAACCTGGTGATGGAGGACAGCGGGGAGTACACTCTCACCATCACACCAGACGGACAGCTGCAGAAACAGGGGATGGTCACACTGAATGTGTATG TACCGGTAACTGGAGCCACCATAATCAGCCCTGCAGCCATCTTGATAGAAGATAAAAGCTCCACCAACCTCAGCTGCGAGGCCTCCGGCTCCATCAGCACCAGAGTGTGGACGAAGGACGGCCGGCCTCTCCATGCAAGTGACAGAGTCAGTTTCTCCATTAACAACAGGACAGTTTTCATACAACCTGTTCATAGCTCCAACCATGGCACCTACTACTGTCGAGCCAGCAACCCAGTCAGCACCATGACTGTGGCCCATAATCTCACCGTCAACT ttgGACCACATAACATATCAATTACTGGACcgtcagcagcagctcctggcAGTAGAGTGACACTGCAATGCATAGCAGACTCTGTCCCTCCAGCAAACTTCAGCTGGATGTTCAACGGCAATGAGACACAAGTTAACAACTCCATGTATGTTATCGAAAGGTTAGAGGCAGAAAGCATTGGCAATTACACCTGCACCGCCAAAAATATGGTGACCATGAGAGAAAACTCCACAGTCCTGAATCTGAGAG CATCCTGCACTACTCCCTGCTGGTCGTTTTCAGTGCTGCTGATCAGTGCACTGTCTCTGAGAGGGTTCATGTAA